One Castanea sativa cultivar Marrone di Chiusa Pesio chromosome 4, ASM4071231v1 DNA window includes the following coding sequences:
- the LOC142631530 gene encoding diacylglycerol kinase 1 isoform X2, whose product MSPSQTLGPMVASDSFIHRCHICGVAAHLSCSSSAHKDCKCISMIGYEHVVHQWAVRWTETTDQPDETSFCSYCEEQCSGSFLGGSPIWCCLWCQRLVHVDCHSNMSNETGDVCDLGPFKRLILSPLHVKELSSGGFLSSITHGANELASSVRASIRSQSKKYKNGNESSIDTGNSGSTGDMSTESTADTHQMVNGSNGIEENCNGSMNVEVQHQNGDVDSKLDRKPSFKRSSSLNQKDETQSLRMKQRYEIIDLSSDARPLLVFINKKSGAQRGDSLRQRLNLLLNPVQVFELSSTQGPEMGLYLFRKVPHFRVLVCGGDGTVGWVLNAIDKQNFVSPPPVAILPAGTGNDLARVLSWGGGLGSVERQGGLCTVLHHIEHAAVTILDRWKVAVLNQQGKQLQPHKFMNNYLGVGCDAKVALDIHNLREENPEKFYNQFMNKVLYAREGARNIMDRTFEDFPWQVRVEVDGVEVEVPEDAEGVLVANIGSYMGGVDLWQNEDETYDNFDPQSMHDRVLEVVSISGTWHLGKLQVGLSRARRLAQGQMIKIQLLAELPVQIDGEPWIQPPCTLKISHHGQAFMLKRVAEEPLGHAAAIITDVLENAETNHVINASQKRSLLQEMALRLS is encoded by the exons ATGTCCCCGTCGCaaactcttggccccatggTGGCTTCTGATAGTTTTATTCACCGTTGTCACATTTGTGGTGTGGCAGCACATCTAAGCTGCTCCTCTAGCGCCCATAAGGATTGCAAATGTATATCCATGATTGGATATGAGCATGTCGTGCACCAATGGGCTGTTCGATGGACAGAGACCACAGATCAACCTGATGAAACTTCTTTCTGTAGCTATTGTGAGGAACAATGTAGTGGGTCTTTCCTGGGTGGATCCCCTATATGGTGTTGCTTGTGGTGTCAACGACTGGTACATGTTGATTGCCACAGTAATATGTCTAATGAAACAGGTGATGTTTGTGATTTAGGCCCATTCAAAAGATTGATATTATCACCTCTCCATGTTAAGGAGTTATCCTCAGGTGGATTTTTGAGCTCAATTACTCATGGAGCCAATGAGCTTGCATCTTCAGTTCGTGCAAGTATCCGGAGTCAGAGCAAGAAGTACAAGAATGGAAATGAATCTTCTATTGACACTGGAAATAGTGGTAGTACAGGAGACATGTCCACAGAAAGTACAGCTGATACTCACCAAATGGTTAATGGTTCTAATGGAATAGAGGAAAACTGTAATGGTAGCATGAATGTGGAGGTTCAACATCAAAATGGTGATGTAGATAGCAAACTGGATCGGAAGCCCAGTTTCAAAAGAAGTTCGTCATTGAATCAGAAGGATGAGACTCAGTCATTGAGGATGAAACAGAGATATGAGATAATTGATCTGTCTTCAGATGCAAGGCCCTTGTTAGTTTTCATCAACAAAAAGAGCGGGGCTCAGCGTGGGGATTCACTTAGGCAACGTTTGAATCTACTTTTGAATCCTGTACAG GTTTTTGAGTTGAGCTCAACACAGGGTCCAGAGATGggtctttatttatttagaaaagtACCTCACTTTAGAGTTCTTGTATGCGGAGGAGATGGCACTGTTGGTTGGGTTTTAAATGCCATAGACAAGCAAAATTTTGTTTCTCCTCCTCCAGTTGCTATTCTTCCTGCTGGGACAGGAAATGATCTTGCCAGGGTCCTATCCTGGGGAGGTGGTTTGGGATCAGTGGAGAGACAAGGAGGCCTTTGCACAGTGTTGCACCACATTGAACATGCTGCAGTAACCATTCTTGACCGGTGGAAGGTGGCAGTGTTAAATCAACAAGGAAAACAACTCCAACCACATAAATTTATGAACAACTATCTTG GAGTTGGGTGCGATGCAAAGGTTGCTCTGGACATTCATAATCTGCGAGAAGAGAATCCAGAGAAGTTCTATAATCAG TTTATGAATAAAGTTCTTTACGCTAGAGAGGGTGCCAGGAACATAATGGATAGGACATTTGAGGATTTCCCTTGGCAAGTTCGTGTTGAAGTGGATGGGGTTGAGGTGGAGGTCCCTGAG GACGCAGAAGGTGTACTTGTTGCAAACATTGGAAGTTACATGGGTGGTGTAGATCTGTGGCAAAATGAGGATGAAACTTATGATAATTTTGATCCACAATCTATGCATGATAGGGTACTTGAGGTTGTGAGCATCTCAGGGACATGGCACCTTGGGAAGCTTCAG GTTGGCCTTTCTCGTGCTCGAAGACTTGCACAAGGGCAAATGATTAAGATACAGCTCTTGGCTGAATTGCCTGTTCAAATTGATGGGGAGCCTTGGATTCAGCCTCCATGTACATTGAAAATATCCCATCATGGCCAG GCCTTCATGTTGAAAAGGGTGGCTGAGGAACCTCTTGGTCATGCGGCTGCCATAATCACTGATGTGCTTGAGAATGCTGAGACAAATCATGTCATCAATGCTTCACAGAAGCGATCTCTTCTACAAGAAATGGCACTGAGGCTGTCCTAG
- the LOC142631530 gene encoding diacylglycerol kinase 1 isoform X1: protein MDEYRDIEMLLPIWGNKNPTDRFFIVSCFIAALVGILTIAYTAFQWRRNINLSWTKAIARSKKNPKARHKVPVAPHTWILESVSRGKNLNCCVCLKSMSPSQTLGPMVASDSFIHRCHICGVAAHLSCSSSAHKDCKCISMIGYEHVVHQWAVRWTETTDQPDETSFCSYCEEQCSGSFLGGSPIWCCLWCQRLVHVDCHSNMSNETGDVCDLGPFKRLILSPLHVKELSSGGFLSSITHGANELASSVRASIRSQSKKYKNGNESSIDTGNSGSTGDMSTESTADTHQMVNGSNGIEENCNGSMNVEVQHQNGDVDSKLDRKPSFKRSSSLNQKDETQSLRMKQRYEIIDLSSDARPLLVFINKKSGAQRGDSLRQRLNLLLNPVQVFELSSTQGPEMGLYLFRKVPHFRVLVCGGDGTVGWVLNAIDKQNFVSPPPVAILPAGTGNDLARVLSWGGGLGSVERQGGLCTVLHHIEHAAVTILDRWKVAVLNQQGKQLQPHKFMNNYLGVGCDAKVALDIHNLREENPEKFYNQFMNKVLYAREGARNIMDRTFEDFPWQVRVEVDGVEVEVPEDAEGVLVANIGSYMGGVDLWQNEDETYDNFDPQSMHDRVLEVVSISGTWHLGKLQVGLSRARRLAQGQMIKIQLLAELPVQIDGEPWIQPPCTLKISHHGQAFMLKRVAEEPLGHAAAIITDVLENAETNHVINASQKRSLLQEMALRLS from the exons ATGGATGAGTATAGAGATATTGAGATGTTACTTCCCATTTGGGGCAACAAGAATCCTACAGATAGGTTTTTCATTGTATCTTGTTTTATTGCTGCCCTAGTTGGAATTTTGACTATAGCCTATACAGCTTTCCAATGGAGGAGAAACATCAATCTAAGTTGGACAAAAGCCATAGCCAGgtcaaagaaaaatccaaagGCAAGACACAAAGTTCCTGTAGCTCCTCATACTTGGATTCTAGAATCTGTGTCTCGcggaaaaaatttaaattgttgtGTGTGCTTGAAGTCCATGTCCCCGTCGCaaactcttggccccatggTGGCTTCTGATAGTTTTATTCACCGTTGTCACATTTGTGGTGTGGCAGCACATCTAAGCTGCTCCTCTAGCGCCCATAAGGATTGCAAATGTATATCCATGATTGGATATGAGCATGTCGTGCACCAATGGGCTGTTCGATGGACAGAGACCACAGATCAACCTGATGAAACTTCTTTCTGTAGCTATTGTGAGGAACAATGTAGTGGGTCTTTCCTGGGTGGATCCCCTATATGGTGTTGCTTGTGGTGTCAACGACTGGTACATGTTGATTGCCACAGTAATATGTCTAATGAAACAGGTGATGTTTGTGATTTAGGCCCATTCAAAAGATTGATATTATCACCTCTCCATGTTAAGGAGTTATCCTCAGGTGGATTTTTGAGCTCAATTACTCATGGAGCCAATGAGCTTGCATCTTCAGTTCGTGCAAGTATCCGGAGTCAGAGCAAGAAGTACAAGAATGGAAATGAATCTTCTATTGACACTGGAAATAGTGGTAGTACAGGAGACATGTCCACAGAAAGTACAGCTGATACTCACCAAATGGTTAATGGTTCTAATGGAATAGAGGAAAACTGTAATGGTAGCATGAATGTGGAGGTTCAACATCAAAATGGTGATGTAGATAGCAAACTGGATCGGAAGCCCAGTTTCAAAAGAAGTTCGTCATTGAATCAGAAGGATGAGACTCAGTCATTGAGGATGAAACAGAGATATGAGATAATTGATCTGTCTTCAGATGCAAGGCCCTTGTTAGTTTTCATCAACAAAAAGAGCGGGGCTCAGCGTGGGGATTCACTTAGGCAACGTTTGAATCTACTTTTGAATCCTGTACAG GTTTTTGAGTTGAGCTCAACACAGGGTCCAGAGATGggtctttatttatttagaaaagtACCTCACTTTAGAGTTCTTGTATGCGGAGGAGATGGCACTGTTGGTTGGGTTTTAAATGCCATAGACAAGCAAAATTTTGTTTCTCCTCCTCCAGTTGCTATTCTTCCTGCTGGGACAGGAAATGATCTTGCCAGGGTCCTATCCTGGGGAGGTGGTTTGGGATCAGTGGAGAGACAAGGAGGCCTTTGCACAGTGTTGCACCACATTGAACATGCTGCAGTAACCATTCTTGACCGGTGGAAGGTGGCAGTGTTAAATCAACAAGGAAAACAACTCCAACCACATAAATTTATGAACAACTATCTTG GAGTTGGGTGCGATGCAAAGGTTGCTCTGGACATTCATAATCTGCGAGAAGAGAATCCAGAGAAGTTCTATAATCAG TTTATGAATAAAGTTCTTTACGCTAGAGAGGGTGCCAGGAACATAATGGATAGGACATTTGAGGATTTCCCTTGGCAAGTTCGTGTTGAAGTGGATGGGGTTGAGGTGGAGGTCCCTGAG GACGCAGAAGGTGTACTTGTTGCAAACATTGGAAGTTACATGGGTGGTGTAGATCTGTGGCAAAATGAGGATGAAACTTATGATAATTTTGATCCACAATCTATGCATGATAGGGTACTTGAGGTTGTGAGCATCTCAGGGACATGGCACCTTGGGAAGCTTCAG GTTGGCCTTTCTCGTGCTCGAAGACTTGCACAAGGGCAAATGATTAAGATACAGCTCTTGGCTGAATTGCCTGTTCAAATTGATGGGGAGCCTTGGATTCAGCCTCCATGTACATTGAAAATATCCCATCATGGCCAG GCCTTCATGTTGAAAAGGGTGGCTGAGGAACCTCTTGGTCATGCGGCTGCCATAATCACTGATGTGCTTGAGAATGCTGAGACAAATCATGTCATCAATGCTTCACAGAAGCGATCTCTTCTACAAGAAATGGCACTGAGGCTGTCCTAG